The Cannabis sativa cultivar Pink pepper isolate KNU-18-1 unplaced genomic scaffold, ASM2916894v1 Contig3, whole genome shotgun sequence genome window below encodes:
- the LOC133033217 gene encoding squalene monooxygenase SE1-like, with translation MVFDQYLLGGVIALLAGFMFLYNYSYRGKKIMSSTKEKSMELYSNGFVKTSSNGAVSPSGIPKEGTDVIIVGAGVAGAALAYTLAKDGRRVHVIERDLNEPDRIVGELLQPGGYLKLIELGLEDCVKEIDAQRVFGYALYKDGKSTKLSYPLEKFHSDVSGRSFHNGRFIQRMREKASSLSNVRLEQGTVTSLLEEKGTIKGVQYRNKAGQELTSHAPLTIVCDGCFSNLRRSLCKPQVDIPSCFVGLVLENCDLPYANHGHVILADPSPILFYPISSTEIRCLVDVPGQKVPSVANGEMATYLKSAVAPQIPPELNASFIAAIDKGNIRTMTNRSMPASPYPTPGALLMGDAFNMRHPLTGGGMTVALSDIVVLRNLLRPLYDLHDSSALCKYLESFYTLRKPVASTINTLAGALYKVFCASPDPARKEMREACFDYLSLGGICTNGPVALLSGLNPCPLSLVLHFFAVAVFGVGRLLIPFPSPRRMWIGARLISGASGIIFPIIKAEGVRQMFFPVTVPAYYRVPPVQFSCSRRS, from the exons ATGGTTTTTGATCAGTATTTGCTTGGTGGAGTCATAGCTTTATTGGCGGGGTTCATGTTCTTGTATAATTACAGTTACAGGGGAAAGAAGATCATGAGTAGTACCAAAGAAAAATCAATGGAGTTATATAGTAATGGGTTTGTAAAGACATCATCAAACGGTGCCGTTTCTCCTTCTGGTATCCCAAAAGAAGGTACAGATGTCATCATCGTTGGAGCTGGAGTTGCCGGTGCAGCTCTTGCTTACACCCTTGCCAAG GATGGAAGAAGAGTTCATGTGATTGAAAGGGACTTGAATGAGCCAGATAGAATTGTTGGTGAGCTACTTCAACCAGGAGGATATCTAAAATTGATCGAGCTGGGTCTTGAAG ATTGTGTAAAAGAGATCGACGCTCAAAGAGTTTTTGGCTATGCTCTTTACAAAGATGGGAAAAGCACCAAACTTTCATATCCCTTAGAAAAATTTCATTCTGATGTGTCTGGCAGAAGCTTTCACAATGGAAGATTCATACAAAGAATGCGTGAAAAGGCTTCATCACTTTCCAA TGTGAGATTGGAACAAGGAACAGTAACTTCTCTTCTTGAGGAAAAGGGAACAATCAAAGGTGTTCAATACAGAAACAAGGCTGGTCAAGAGTTGACTTCTCATGCTCCCCTAACTATAGTTTGTGATGGCTGTTTCTCAAATCTAAGACGCTCTCTTTGCAAGCCACAG GTTGATATTCCCTCTTGTTTTGTTGGTTTGGTGTTAGAAAACTGTGACCTTCCTTATGCAAATCATGGCCATGTGATCTTGGCAGACCCTTCCCCAATCCTGTTTTACCCTATAAGCAGCACCGAAATTCGGTGTCTGGTTGATGTGCCTGGCCAAAAAGTTCCTTCTGTGGCTAATGGTGAAATGGCTACTTACTTGAAAAGTGCAGTAGCTCCTCAG ATTCCCCCGGAGTTGAATGCTTCTTTCATAGCTGCAATTGACAAAGGAAACATCAGAACCATGACAAACAGAAGCATGCCTGCCTCTCCATATCCTACTCCTGGCGCATTGTTGATGGGAGACGCATTCAACATGCGCCACCCTTTGACCGGTGGGGGAATGACCGTTGCTCTTTCGGACATTGTTGTTTTGAGGAACCTTCTAAGGCCACTCTATGATCTCCATGACTCATCTGCACTATGCAAATACCTTGAATCCTTTTACACTCTTCGTAAG CCAGTGGCATCTACCATAAACACATTGGCTGGTGCTTTGTACAAAGTGTTCTGTGCTTCCCCTGACCCTGCAAGGAAAGAGATGCGTGAAGCTTGTTTTGACTATCTGAGTCTTGGTGGCATTTGCACAAACGGACCAGTAGCTCTGCTCTCTGGTCTCAACCCATGTCCATTAAGCTTGGTTCTCCATTTTTTTGCTGTCGCTGTCTTTGGTGTCGGACGCTTGTTGATTCCATTCCCTTCGCCACGAAGAATGTGGATTGGGGCTAGACTGATTTCG GGTGCATCAGGTATAATTTTTCCAATTATAAAGGCAGAAGGAGTTAGACAAATGTTCTTTCCAGTTACTGTACCAGCATATTACAGAGTTCCTCCTGTTCAATTTAGTTGTAGCAGAAGGAGTTAG